A genomic stretch from Rhodomicrobium vannielii ATCC 17100 includes:
- a CDS encoding BCD family MFS transporter: protein MKGLGPKFLPFADAATPQLPLHRLLRLSLFQVTVGMALVLVNGTLNRIMILDLGVPAWLVALMIAIPLVFAPFRALLGFKSDTHRSLLGWKRVPYIWFGTLLQFGGLAIMPFALILLSGDTQGPPILGQFAAALAFLLVGAGMHTTQTAGLALAMDLSPAEKRPRVVAFLYVMLLIGMSVSALILGDLLTNFSQLRLIEVIQGTALTTMVLNIVALWKQEPRRPRRLADDEPKPDFGEAWRTFMATGNWKRIFVALGLGTVGFSMQDILIEPYGGQVLGMTVAQTTALTAFFALGALVSLAIAARRLDAGANPHRLAAQGVLVGLLALTAFVFSAPVGEPLLFEVGVVALGFGSGFFAAGTLTAAMELAKASQAGLALGAWGAVGASATGGGIALGGAIRDVSATLAANGSLGEALMRTDTSYLIVYHIEIALLFATLVAIGPLVRTAGNASRQKPPQFGLADYPG, encoded by the coding sequence CTGAAGGGCCTCGGACCGAAATTCCTGCCCTTCGCGGACGCGGCCACGCCGCAACTTCCGCTGCACCGGCTTCTGCGCCTTTCGCTGTTTCAGGTGACGGTCGGCATGGCGCTGGTGCTCGTCAACGGCACGCTGAACCGCATCATGATTCTCGACCTCGGCGTGCCGGCGTGGCTCGTCGCGCTCATGATCGCGATCCCGCTGGTTTTCGCACCGTTCCGCGCACTTCTCGGGTTCAAGTCCGACACGCACCGCTCGCTGCTCGGCTGGAAGCGCGTGCCCTATATCTGGTTCGGCACGCTGCTGCAATTCGGCGGGCTCGCCATCATGCCGTTCGCGCTGATTCTGCTGTCGGGCGACACGCAAGGACCGCCGATTCTCGGACAATTCGCCGCTGCGCTGGCATTCTTGCTCGTCGGCGCAGGCATGCATACGACTCAGACAGCCGGGCTTGCGCTCGCAATGGATCTCTCGCCCGCTGAAAAGCGGCCGCGAGTCGTCGCCTTTCTCTACGTGATGCTGCTGATCGGCATGAGCGTCAGCGCGCTGATTCTGGGCGACCTCCTCACGAATTTCAGTCAGCTGCGGCTCATCGAGGTGATTCAGGGCACCGCGCTCACGACCATGGTGCTGAATATTGTCGCACTGTGGAAGCAGGAGCCGCGCAGGCCGCGCCGCCTCGCCGATGACGAGCCGAAGCCCGATTTCGGCGAAGCGTGGCGCACGTTCATGGCGACGGGCAACTGGAAGCGCATTTTCGTGGCGTTGGGCCTCGGTACGGTCGGCTTCAGCATGCAGGACATCCTGATCGAGCCTTATGGCGGTCAGGTTCTCGGTATGACGGTCGCGCAAACCACTGCGTTGACGGCGTTTTTCGCACTTGGCGCCCTCGTTTCGCTCGCCATTGCCGCGCGCCGACTCGACGCTGGCGCCAACCCGCATCGGCTCGCCGCACAAGGTGTATTGGTCGGCCTCCTGGCACTCACCGCTTTCGTTTTTTCCGCCCCCGTCGGCGAACCACTCCTATTCGAAGTGGGTGTCGTTGCGCTCGGTTTCGGCAGCGGCTTTTTTGCCGCAGGCACGCTTACCGCCGCGATGGAGCTTGCAAAAGCCTCTCAGGCGGGGTTAGCGCTTGGTGCGTGGGGTGCGGTCGGTGCCTCTGCGACAGGAGGCGGAATTGCACTCGGCGGCGCGATCCGCGACGTTAGCGCGACCCTTGCGGCGAACGGTAGCCTCGGTGAGGCGCTAATGCGCACAGACACAAGTTACCTCATTGTCTATCATATCGAAATTGCCCTGTTGTTCGCGACGCTCGTGGCTATCGGCCCCCTGGTGCGAACAGCGGGTAATGCATCAAGGCAAAAGCCGCCGCAATTCGGCCTAGCTGATTATCCGGGTTGA
- the puhB gene encoding photosynthetic complex putative assembly protein PuhB, giving the protein MSEYDYEPVRGLPYQLPEDEKILWQGSPKWRSLAVHLCHVRTITLYFAVLIAWRLLVPVLDGKPVSDAFELAAFLALLNGIVVAMAVIWSLLLAKTTIYTITSRRVVLRYGIAFTKAVNVPLRLVKNVAMNRHSNGCADVAFETSGKDRIAYLILWPHTRPWRVSPTQPMLRSVPEAEKVAEILKTALAPFAAQSLDENENRETQTATDQQGAEKKESDIGQPAAEAA; this is encoded by the coding sequence ATGAGTGAATACGACTACGAGCCGGTACGGGGACTCCCGTACCAGCTTCCCGAGGATGAAAAAATCCTTTGGCAGGGGTCGCCTAAATGGCGGTCCCTGGCCGTTCATCTCTGCCACGTGCGCACGATAACGCTCTACTTCGCGGTTTTGATTGCGTGGCGGCTTCTGGTTCCCGTTCTCGACGGAAAGCCGGTTTCGGACGCGTTCGAACTCGCGGCCTTTCTCGCGCTTCTGAACGGTATCGTTGTCGCTATGGCGGTGATCTGGTCGCTGCTTCTAGCCAAGACGACGATCTACACGATAACGTCTCGGCGTGTGGTGTTGCGTTACGGGATCGCCTTCACCAAAGCCGTCAATGTGCCGCTCCGCCTCGTCAAGAATGTCGCCATGAACAGGCATTCGAACGGCTGCGCGGACGTCGCTTTCGAAACGAGCGGCAAAGACCGCATCGCCTATCTCATCTTGTGGCCTCATACGAGGCCATGGCGTGTCTCGCCGACGCAGCCGATGTTGCGTTCGGTCCCGGAAGCGGAAAAGGTTGCCGAAATCCTCAAAACGGCTCTTGCGCCATTTGCCGCACAGAGCTTAGATGAGAATGAAAATAGAGAGACGCAGACCGCGACCGATCAGCAGGGTGCGGAAAAAAAAGAGTCTGACATCGGTCAGCCGGCTGCCGAGGCAGCGTAA
- the bchL gene encoding ferredoxin:protochlorophyllide reductase (ATP-dependent) iron-sulfur ATP-binding protein: MQVHLDPNMKIGNAKVFAVYGKGGIGKSTTSSNLSVAFSKLGKRVLQIGCDPKHDSTFTLTKCMIPTVIDVLETVNFHTEELRPEDYMFEGYNGVMCVEAGGPPAGTGCGGYVVGQTVKLMKEHHLLDETDVVVFDVLGDVVCGGFAAPLQYAERALIVTANDFDSIFAMNRIVAAIQAKSKNYRVRLGGVIANRSRATDEIDRFNAAIGLKRMAHVPDLDCIRVSRLKKKTLFEMDPSEDVERAQAEYLQLAKAMWDGSEPLEAKPMKDRDIFEFLGFN; encoded by the coding sequence ATGCAGGTGCATCTCGATCCGAACATGAAGATCGGGAACGCCAAGGTTTTCGCGGTCTATGGCAAGGGCGGCATCGGCAAGAGCACGACATCGTCGAACCTTTCGGTCGCGTTCTCGAAGCTCGGCAAGCGCGTGCTCCAGATCGGCTGCGATCCGAAGCACGACAGCACGTTCACGCTCACGAAGTGCATGATTCCGACCGTGATCGATGTGCTCGAAACGGTGAATTTTCACACCGAAGAGCTGCGCCCCGAAGACTATATGTTCGAGGGCTATAACGGCGTCATGTGCGTCGAGGCGGGCGGACCGCCGGCGGGCACGGGCTGCGGCGGCTATGTCGTCGGCCAGACGGTGAAGCTCATGAAGGAGCATCACCTGCTCGACGAGACCGATGTCGTGGTGTTCGACGTGCTGGGCGACGTCGTGTGCGGCGGCTTCGCGGCTCCGCTGCAATATGCCGAGCGCGCGCTGATCGTGACGGCGAACGACTTCGATTCGATCTTCGCGATGAACCGCATCGTCGCGGCCATTCAGGCGAAGTCGAAGAACTACCGCGTGCGCCTCGGCGGCGTGATCGCGAACCGTAGCCGCGCGACGGACGAGATCGACCGCTTCAACGCGGCCATCGGTTTGAAGCGCATGGCGCATGTCCCCGACCTCGATTGCATCCGCGTCTCGCGCCTCAAGAAGAAGACGCTGTTCGAAATGGACCCGTCCGAAGACGTGGAGCGCGCGCAGGCCGAATATCTGCAGCTTGCGAAGGCCATGTGGGACGGCTCCGAGCCGCTTGAGGCCAAGCCGATGAAAGACCGCGATATTTTCGAATTCCTAGGATTCAACTGA
- the bchM gene encoding magnesium protoporphyrin IX methyltransferase, which translates to MTTQSYLDRRHDLKTYFDRTAADAWAKLTADAPVSGVRATVRAGRDRMRATLMSWLPDDLSGARLLDAGCGTGLLSVEAARRGAHVVAVDLSPTLVGIAQERMPEDVADRIEFYSGDMLDASRGRYDFCVAMDSLIHYKADDLVSALSGLAALADQKVLFTFAPRTLALSVMHSAGKLFPRSDRSPAIEPIAEAKLSGMIAKDSRLAGFAQGRSERIVNGFYTSNAMELSAS; encoded by the coding sequence ATGACGACGCAGTCCTACCTCGATCGCCGCCACGACCTTAAGACCTATTTCGACAGGACGGCGGCGGATGCGTGGGCGAAGCTGACGGCGGATGCCCCCGTCAGCGGCGTGCGCGCGACGGTTCGCGCGGGTCGCGACCGCATGCGCGCGACTCTCATGAGCTGGCTTCCCGACGACCTCTCCGGCGCGCGCCTTCTCGACGCGGGTTGCGGCACGGGGCTTCTCTCGGTGGAAGCGGCGCGGCGCGGCGCGCATGTCGTGGCGGTGGACCTGTCCCCGACGCTCGTCGGCATCGCTCAGGAGCGCATGCCTGAAGATGTCGCCGACCGCATCGAGTTCTACTCCGGCGATATGCTGGATGCTTCGCGCGGCCGCTACGACTTCTGCGTCGCGATGGACTCGCTCATCCATTACAAGGCCGACGACCTTGTGAGCGCGCTTTCGGGCCTCGCGGCTCTCGCCGACCAGAAGGTGCTCTTTACTTTCGCCCCGAGGACGCTTGCGCTCTCGGTCATGCACAGCGCGGGCAAACTTTTCCCCCGCTCGGATCGGTCGCCAGCCATCGAACCTATTGCGGAAGCCAAACTTTCAGGGATGATCGCGAAGGATAGTCGCCTCGCGGGCTTTGCACAGGGGCGCTCGGAGCGAATCGTGAACGGGTTCTACACCTCGAATGCGATGGAGTTGTCTGCCTCGTGA
- the puhA gene encoding photosynthetic reaction center subunit H, translating to MPTGALTSHLDVAQVTLYAFWIFFALLILYLRREDRREGYPLINESTGQPQNDGYLTIPDKKIFRLFHGGTTTSPQPAKPQRDLKLKPLTNHPGSPYVPTGNPMIDGVGPASWVQRQDVPDLTYDGLTRIAPLRVATDHAIDEHDRDPRGFTVYGADGVKAGKIRDAWLDRSEVIIRYLEVTTPKGRNVLVPFTLSKIDQGKGKVVLESILGAQIEDAPKLANPDRITRLEEDKVCAYFAGGILYATPARQEPLL from the coding sequence ATGCCAACCGGCGCACTGACATCACATCTCGACGTCGCCCAGGTGACGTTGTACGCGTTCTGGATCTTCTTCGCGCTTCTGATCCTTTACCTGCGCCGCGAAGACCGGCGCGAGGGTTATCCCCTCATCAACGAATCGACGGGCCAGCCGCAGAATGACGGCTATCTCACGATCCCGGACAAAAAGATCTTCCGTCTTTTCCACGGCGGCACGACGACCTCTCCTCAGCCAGCCAAGCCCCAACGCGACCTGAAGCTGAAGCCCCTCACCAATCATCCCGGCTCGCCGTATGTGCCGACCGGCAACCCGATGATCGACGGCGTGGGCCCGGCTTCGTGGGTGCAGCGTCAGGACGTTCCGGATCTGACCTATGACGGTCTGACCCGCATCGCTCCCCTGCGCGTAGCCACAGACCACGCGATCGACGAGCACGACCGCGACCCGCGCGGCTTCACGGTTTACGGCGCCGATGGCGTCAAGGCCGGTAAGATCCGCGATGCGTGGCTCGACCGTTCGGAAGTCATCATCCGCTATCTCGAAGTGACGACGCCGAAGGGCCGCAATGTTCTCGTGCCCTTCACGCTGTCCAAGATCGACCAGGGCAAGGGGAAGGTCGTGCTCGAATCGATCCTCGGCGCCCAGATCGAAGACGCGCCGAAGCTCGCCAACCCGGATCGCATCACGCGACTCGAAGAAGACAAGGTCTGCGCGTATTTCGCAGGCGGCATCCTGTATGCCACCCCGGCCCGCCAGGAGCCCCTTTTATGA
- the bchB gene encoding ferredoxin:protochlorophyllide reductase (ATP-dependent) subunit B has protein sequence MQLTVWTYEGPPHIGAMRVATAMTGVHYVLHAPQGDTYADLLFTMIERRDKRPPVTYTTFQARDLGTDTAELFQSALADAYERFKPQAMLVGSSCTAELIQDDPGGLADALRLPVPVIPLELPAYQKKENWGAAETFYRIVRTLASPRQGQERPKNERPLANLLGPTALGFRHRDDIVEITRLLDSMGIGVNVVAPLGASPADIQRIPDADFNLVLYPEHALSAAQWLERAFKQPYTKTVPIGVNATRAFIAEVAQIAGVSADVPERTRLPWYSRSVDSTYLTGKRVFIFGDATHALAAARVASKELGFQVVGLGTYSREFAREIRAAAAEYGVEPLITDDYLEVEAAVRDSNPELVLGTQMERHIAKRLGIPCAVISAPVHVQDFPARYSPQMGFEGANVLFDTWVHPLMMGLEEHLLRMFREDFEFQEAPSHLGAAPQAPKEAPAARELAVAAPAEVALADTPATPSALVWLADAEAELRKIPFFVRGKAKRNTERYAAEKGISNITVETLYDAKAHFSR, from the coding sequence ATGCAACTTACCGTATGGACCTATGAAGGCCCCCCGCATATCGGAGCGATGCGCGTCGCGACCGCGATGACGGGCGTGCATTATGTCCTTCATGCGCCGCAGGGCGACACATACGCCGACCTTCTGTTCACGATGATCGAGCGTCGCGACAAGCGTCCGCCCGTCACCTACACGACATTTCAGGCGCGCGATCTCGGCACCGACACGGCGGAGCTTTTTCAGTCGGCGCTCGCCGATGCGTATGAGCGGTTCAAGCCTCAGGCGATGCTTGTCGGCTCGTCATGTACGGCCGAACTCATCCAGGACGACCCAGGCGGCCTCGCCGACGCGCTGCGCTTGCCCGTTCCCGTGATCCCGCTCGAACTGCCCGCCTATCAGAAGAAAGAGAACTGGGGCGCGGCCGAAACCTTCTACCGCATCGTTCGCACGCTGGCGTCACCCCGTCAGGGGCAGGAGCGCCCGAAGAACGAGCGACCGCTCGCGAACCTGCTCGGCCCGACCGCTCTGGGCTTCCGCCATCGCGACGACATCGTCGAAATCACGCGCCTCCTCGACAGCATGGGCATCGGCGTCAATGTGGTGGCGCCGCTCGGAGCCTCGCCCGCCGACATCCAGCGCATCCCGGATGCCGATTTCAACCTCGTGCTCTATCCCGAACATGCGCTGTCTGCCGCCCAATGGCTGGAGCGCGCGTTCAAGCAGCCCTATACGAAGACCGTTCCCATCGGCGTGAACGCGACGCGCGCCTTCATCGCCGAGGTCGCGCAGATCGCCGGCGTCTCCGCCGACGTGCCGGAGCGCACGCGGTTGCCGTGGTACTCGCGCTCGGTCGACTCGACGTATCTCACCGGCAAGCGCGTCTTCATCTTCGGCGACGCGACGCATGCGCTCGCCGCCGCCCGGGTGGCCTCGAAGGAACTCGGCTTCCAGGTCGTCGGCCTCGGCACCTACAGCCGCGAATTCGCCCGCGAGATCCGCGCCGCCGCCGCCGAATATGGCGTCGAGCCGCTGATCACCGACGATTACCTCGAAGTCGAAGCCGCGGTGCGCGACAGCAACCCGGAACTCGTGCTCGGTACGCAGATGGAGCGGCATATCGCCAAGCGCCTCGGGATTCCGTGCGCCGTGATCTCCGCACCCGTCCATGTGCAGGATTTCCCCGCGCGCTACTCGCCGCAGATGGGATTCGAAGGCGCGAACGTGCTGTTCGACACTTGGGTGCATCCGCTCATGATGGGCCTTGAGGAGCATTTGCTTCGCATGTTCCGCGAGGACTTCGAGTTTCAGGAGGCCCCCTCGCATCTCGGCGCCGCGCCGCAAGCCCCGAAGGAAGCGCCTGCCGCGCGGGAACTCGCGGTCGCTGCCCCGGCAGAGGTCGCGCTCGCCGACACACCCGCCACGCCGTCCGCGCTCGTATGGCTCGCTGACGCCGAGGCCGAGCTTCGCAAAATTCCTTTTTTCGTTCGCGGCAAAGCGAAACGGAACACTGAGCGCTACGCCGCCGAAAAAGGCATCTCGAACATCACGGTAGAGACACTTTACGATGCAAAAGCGCACTTCAGCCGCTAG
- a CDS encoding magnesium chelatase subunit H, whose amino-acid sequence MQKRTSAASSTPVRFVIVTLDSHLASAVERAKETLADELPGLRITLHAASEWGQNPELLDECLDDIREGDIILTTMLFIEEHIKAVLPALEARRDHCDAMIACMSASEVARVTKMGGFNMDGSDKGVLSLLKKLKPKKKEGESQPANAGAKQMAMLRRLPKILRFIPGAAQDVRAYFLTLQYWLAGSDDNIAHMVRYLVNRYASGPRQALRGKISAAEPVEYPEVGVYHPTLKHRVGHSIDELPHAKGSDKGTVGVLVMRSYVLAGNSLHYDGMIETLEKRGLNVIPVFASGLDAREAIERYFIENGSAKIDALVSLTGFSLVGGPAYNDAKGAQEILAKLDVPYISVQPVEFQTLQQWAGDVRGLMPVESTMMVAIPELDGATGPAVFGGRSDCTDAPCSGCELGCVFPTSTARDMHSCVERAEMISSRIERLIALRKSERAERKLGVVMFCFPPNAGNIGTAMSLAVFESLYNTLTRLKAEGYTVEVPESVDALRERVIGGNSARYGTPANVLARIPVNDYIRAEKWLPQIEKAWGSAPGRQQTDGATVFVLGETFGNVFVGIQPAMGYEGDPMRLLFERGFAPTHAFSAFYRWLRDDFGVHALLHFGTHGALEFMPGKQTGLSGDCWPDRLIGDLPNFYLYAANNPSEGTLAKRRSAATVVSYLTPPVTQAGLYRGLLDLKASVQRWREFVPDTAEAEKEALATLIQAQAAAVDLAEAEPQWPAADVEGKVAALINAVIELEETLIPHGLHVVGKTATDDERRDLLTFAAEALDGFSPPHDLIRAVAGGQSPEDALKRAGLERSEQNIGKLAKLAQMYNYLGEDAELPAIVRALDARYIKPVAGGDIIRNPDILPTGRNIHGFDPFRIPSVFAMKEGEKQAARLLDRHMAEGNALPESVAFVLWGTDNLKTEGEPIAQALALMGARPRLDSYGRVSGASLVPLEELGRPRIDVVMTMSGIFRDLLPLQMKLLAEASYEAAIADEPLDKNFIRKHALAYQASQKCDMETAALRVFSNGDGAYGANVNLLVDSGAWQDEDELAETYSRRKSFAYGRQGKPMAQPALLKTMLADVDLAYQNLDSVDLGVTTIDQYFDTLGGITRSVRRAKGGKDLPVYIADQTRGEGKVRTLSEQVSLETRTRALNPKWYEGMLEHGYEGVRQIEATVTNTMGWSATTGQVDPWVYQRLTQTYVLDETMRKRLAALNPTATARMVNRLNEAYERNYWKPDDETLDALRKASEELEDQIEGVGMVEEAA is encoded by the coding sequence ATGCAAAAGCGCACTTCAGCCGCTAGCAGCACACCAGTGCGCTTCGTCATTGTAACGCTCGACAGCCATCTGGCGAGCGCGGTCGAGCGCGCCAAGGAGACGCTGGCAGACGAGTTGCCGGGCCTTCGCATCACGCTTCACGCCGCGAGCGAGTGGGGCCAGAACCCAGAGCTTCTCGACGAGTGCCTCGACGACATCCGCGAGGGCGACATCATCCTCACGACGATGCTGTTCATCGAGGAGCACATCAAAGCGGTGTTGCCTGCGCTCGAAGCGCGCCGCGACCATTGCGACGCCATGATCGCTTGCATGTCGGCAAGTGAAGTTGCGCGCGTCACCAAGATGGGCGGCTTCAACATGGACGGCTCCGACAAGGGCGTCCTGTCGCTGCTGAAGAAACTGAAGCCGAAGAAGAAGGAAGGCGAGAGCCAGCCCGCGAACGCCGGCGCGAAACAGATGGCGATGCTCCGCCGCCTGCCGAAGATCCTGCGCTTCATCCCCGGCGCCGCGCAGGACGTGCGGGCGTACTTCCTCACGCTGCAATACTGGCTCGCAGGCTCCGACGACAACATCGCGCACATGGTGCGCTACCTCGTGAACCGCTATGCGAGCGGCCCGCGTCAGGCGCTGCGCGGCAAGATCAGCGCGGCGGAGCCGGTGGAATATCCGGAGGTCGGCGTCTACCATCCGACGCTGAAGCATCGCGTCGGCCACAGCATCGACGAACTGCCGCACGCAAAGGGCAGCGACAAGGGCACCGTTGGCGTGCTCGTCATGCGCTCCTATGTGCTCGCGGGCAATTCGCTGCATTACGACGGCATGATCGAGACGCTGGAAAAGCGCGGCCTGAACGTGATCCCCGTCTTCGCGAGCGGCCTCGACGCGCGCGAGGCGATCGAGCGGTACTTCATCGAGAACGGCAGCGCGAAGATCGACGCGCTCGTGTCGCTCACGGGTTTCTCGCTCGTCGGCGGCCCGGCCTACAACGACGCGAAGGGCGCGCAGGAAATCCTCGCCAAGCTCGACGTTCCTTATATCTCCGTCCAGCCGGTGGAATTCCAGACGCTCCAGCAATGGGCGGGCGACGTGCGCGGCCTCATGCCGGTGGAAAGCACCATGATGGTGGCGATCCCCGAGCTTGACGGCGCCACGGGTCCGGCGGTGTTCGGCGGCCGTTCCGACTGCACCGACGCGCCGTGCTCCGGTTGCGAACTCGGCTGCGTCTTCCCGACCTCGACCGCGCGCGATATGCATTCCTGCGTCGAGCGCGCCGAAATGATTTCTTCGCGCATCGAGCGTCTGATCGCGCTTCGCAAGAGCGAGCGTGCGGAGCGCAAGCTCGGCGTGGTGATGTTCTGCTTCCCGCCGAACGCCGGCAATATCGGCACGGCGATGTCGCTTGCGGTGTTCGAGTCGCTCTACAACACGCTTACGCGACTGAAGGCCGAGGGCTATACGGTCGAGGTGCCGGAGTCGGTCGATGCGCTGCGCGAGCGCGTCATCGGCGGCAATTCGGCCCGCTACGGCACGCCCGCCAACGTGCTCGCCCGCATCCCGGTCAACGATTACATTCGCGCCGAGAAGTGGCTGCCGCAGATCGAAAAGGCGTGGGGTTCCGCGCCAGGCCGCCAGCAGACCGATGGCGCGACGGTGTTCGTGCTCGGCGAGACGTTCGGCAATGTGTTCGTCGGCATTCAGCCCGCGATGGGCTACGAGGGCGACCCGATGCGGTTGCTGTTCGAACGCGGTTTCGCGCCGACGCATGCCTTCTCGGCCTTCTACCGCTGGCTGCGCGACGATTTCGGCGTGCACGCGCTCCTGCATTTCGGCACGCATGGCGCGCTCGAATTCATGCCGGGCAAGCAGACCGGCCTTTCGGGCGATTGCTGGCCGGACCGCCTCATCGGCGACCTGCCGAACTTCTATCTCTATGCCGCGAACAACCCGTCCGAAGGTACGCTCGCGAAGCGCCGCAGCGCCGCGACGGTCGTCAGCTATCTGACGCCGCCCGTCACGCAGGCTGGGCTTTATCGCGGGCTGCTCGACCTCAAGGCTTCGGTGCAACGCTGGCGCGAGTTCGTGCCCGACACGGCCGAAGCCGAGAAGGAAGCGCTGGCGACGCTCATTCAGGCGCAGGCCGCTGCCGTCGATCTGGCTGAGGCCGAGCCGCAATGGCCCGCCGCCGATGTCGAGGGCAAGGTTGCGGCGCTCATCAATGCCGTGATCGAGCTTGAAGAGACGTTGATTCCGCACGGCCTCCACGTCGTCGGAAAGACCGCGACCGACGACGAGCGGCGCGATCTTCTGACCTTCGCCGCCGAGGCGCTCGACGGTTTCAGCCCGCCTCACGACCTGATCCGCGCCGTAGCGGGCGGCCAGTCGCCTGAGGATGCGCTGAAACGCGCCGGCCTCGAACGCTCCGAGCAGAACATCGGCAAGCTCGCAAAGCTCGCGCAGATGTACAATTATCTTGGCGAGGACGCGGAACTGCCCGCCATCGTGCGCGCGCTCGACGCCCGCTATATCAAGCCTGTCGCGGGCGGCGACATCATCCGCAATCCTGACATCCTGCCCACCGGCCGCAACATCCACGGCTTCGACCCCTTCCGCATCCCGAGCGTATTCGCGATGAAGGAAGGCGAGAAACAGGCCGCGCGGCTTCTCGACCGCCACATGGCGGAGGGCAACGCGCTACCCGAATCGGTCGCGTTCGTGCTGTGGGGCACCGACAACCTCAAGACGGAAGGCGAGCCGATTGCGCAGGCTCTGGCGCTCATGGGCGCGCGTCCACGCCTCGACAGCTATGGCCGCGTGTCCGGTGCCTCGCTCGTGCCGCTTGAAGAACTCGGCCGACCGCGCATCGACGTGGTGATGACCATGTCGGGCATCTTCCGCGACCTGCTTCCGCTGCAGATGAAGCTCTTGGCGGAAGCGTCCTACGAGGCCGCCATCGCGGACGAACCGCTCGACAAGAATTTCATCCGCAAACACGCGCTCGCCTATCAGGCGTCGCAGAAATGCGACATGGAAACAGCCGCGCTGCGCGTCTTCTCGAACGGCGACGGCGCTTACGGCGCGAATGTGAACCTGCTCGTCGATTCGGGGGCATGGCAGGACGAGGACGAACTCGCCGAAACCTACAGCCGCCGCAAGTCCTTCGCCTATGGGCGGCAGGGCAAGCCGATGGCGCAACCCGCGCTGCTGAAAACCATGCTCGCCGACGTCGATCTCGCCTATCAGAACCTCGATTCGGTCGATCTCGGCGTGACGACCATCGACCAGTATTTCGATACGCTGGGCGGCATCACGCGCTCGGTCAGGCGCGCGAAGGGCGGCAAGGATCTGCCAGTCTATATCGCCGACCAGACGCGCGGCGAGGGCAAGGTTCGCACACTGTCCGAGCAGGTTTCGCTGGAAACGCGCACGCGCGCTCTCAACCCGAAATGGTACGAGGGCATGCTGGAGCACGGCTATGAAGGCGTGCGTCAGATCGAAGCGACGGTCACCAACACGATGGGCTGGTCGGCAACGACAGGGCAGGTCGATCCGTGGGTCTATCAGCGCCTGACGCAAACCTATGTGCTTGACGAGACAATGCGAAAGCGGCTAGCGGCCTTGAACCCGACGGCCACCGCGCGCATGGTGAACCGCCTGAATGAAGCTTACGAACGCAACTACTGGAAGCCGGACGACGAGACCCTCGATGCTCTTCGCAAGGCGTCTGAAGAACTCGAAGACCAGATCGAAGGGGTTGGTATGGTAGAGGAAGCCGCATGA